The Pseudomonadota bacterium genome includes a region encoding these proteins:
- the glgX gene encoding glycogen debranching protein GlgX: protein MPPAALPSAVSAGVTEPLGATTDARGVNFALRAPDATHAELLLYRHSQDVRPYQAVELDRSVHFDHGIWHVHVAGVAHGTLYTWRLDGPDDTAASGHRFDPLRELVDPYARAVDTSHWRREDHLGQGPAVRHRSIRAIVLDLAREPAVDDAPLHIPLELAVIYEMHVGGFTRGAGAEVTSPGTFLGVIERIPYLQSLGVTHVELLPIFAFDEQEVPPGTRDAGLRNYWGYSTYSFFAPHPGYATSPDTARHEFRQMVKALHEVGIGVILDVVFNHTAEGGAGGAVINFKGAGNAFYYMLSPEDRRQYQDYTGCGNTINANHPWVLRMILDCLRYWVREMHVDGFRFDIASALTRLADGSVHHDAPAAWAIELEPVLAKTHLIAECWDAAGLYQVGSFPGLRWAEWNGRYRDCVRRFVHGQPGAHAELAARIAGSADMYQGSGRTPRNSVNFVTCHDGFTLADLVSYERKHNEANGEGNRDGGDHNFSRNHGVEGDTDRPEVLTLRARQVRNHLTLLLLSQGAPMINAGDEVLRSQQGNNNPWCQDNPTGWFDWESVVRHAHMLHFVRELIALRRRHQSLQRRGFLTGKAARGALLPDIQWHGRRLHRPNWEDGEARELAFTLAGVERREPHLHVMVNMADRLARFMVPRYPGIDWRLALDTAGQAGQDIRGPTQQQSIAGEAWWPVQAHAIVVLEGWDATLAEGSGDEEGA from the coding sequence ATGCCCCCAGCAGCTTTGCCGTCGGCGGTCAGCGCCGGCGTCACCGAACCCCTTGGTGCGACCACTGATGCCCGCGGTGTCAACTTCGCCCTGCGCGCGCCCGATGCGACCCACGCAGAACTACTGCTGTATCGACACTCGCAGGACGTGCGCCCCTACCAGGCGGTTGAGTTGGATCGCAGCGTGCACTTCGATCATGGCATCTGGCACGTCCATGTGGCGGGGGTGGCGCACGGTACGCTTTACACATGGCGCTTGGATGGCCCGGACGATACGGCTGCATCGGGTCATCGCTTCGATCCTCTACGTGAGCTGGTGGACCCCTACGCCAGGGCCGTAGATACGTCCCATTGGCGTCGCGAAGACCACCTTGGGCAAGGACCAGCGGTTCGGCACCGCTCCATTCGCGCCATCGTCCTCGATCTGGCTCGGGAGCCGGCCGTAGACGATGCGCCCCTGCACATCCCCCTCGAGCTTGCGGTCATCTACGAGATGCATGTGGGGGGCTTCACCCGTGGCGCGGGGGCAGAGGTCACCTCGCCGGGCACGTTCCTCGGCGTGATCGAGCGGATTCCGTACCTGCAGTCCCTAGGGGTTACCCACGTCGAGCTACTGCCGATATTCGCCTTTGACGAGCAAGAGGTGCCTCCTGGCACGCGCGACGCCGGGCTTCGGAACTACTGGGGGTACAGCACTTACAGCTTCTTCGCCCCACACCCGGGCTACGCTACCTCGCCCGACACGGCGCGGCATGAGTTTCGACAGATGGTGAAGGCGCTTCACGAGGTGGGCATCGGCGTCATCTTGGACGTGGTTTTCAATCACACGGCCGAGGGCGGGGCCGGCGGGGCCGTCATCAACTTCAAAGGGGCGGGCAACGCGTTCTACTACATGCTCTCGCCCGAAGATCGGCGCCAATATCAGGACTACACGGGCTGCGGCAACACGATCAACGCAAACCATCCATGGGTGCTGCGCATGATCCTCGATTGCCTGCGCTACTGGGTGAGGGAGATGCATGTGGACGGCTTTCGCTTCGACATTGCCAGCGCCCTCACGCGCCTGGCGGACGGTAGCGTGCACCACGATGCGCCCGCCGCGTGGGCGATCGAGCTGGAGCCCGTACTGGCCAAGACGCATCTGATCGCCGAATGCTGGGATGCGGCTGGACTCTACCAGGTGGGAAGCTTCCCGGGCCTTCGTTGGGCAGAGTGGAATGGTCGCTATCGGGACTGCGTGCGCCGCTTCGTCCACGGTCAGCCCGGCGCTCATGCTGAGCTGGCGGCGCGCATCGCCGGTAGTGCCGACATGTACCAAGGCAGCGGCCGTACGCCGCGCAATAGCGTCAACTTCGTGACCTGCCACGACGGTTTCACCCTGGCGGACCTCGTCAGCTACGAGCGTAAGCACAACGAAGCGAACGGCGAGGGTAATCGTGACGGCGGCGACCACAACTTCAGTCGCAACCACGGTGTGGAGGGGGACACGGACCGCCCCGAAGTGCTCACCTTACGTGCCCGGCAGGTGCGCAACCACCTCACGCTGCTGCTGTTGAGCCAAGGCGCGCCGATGATCAACGCGGGCGACGAGGTGTTGCGCTCACAGCAGGGCAACAACAACCCCTGGTGTCAGGACAATCCCACCGGGTGGTTCGATTGGGAGTCCGTTGTGCGCCACGCGCACATGCTGCACTTTGTGCGCGAATTGATCGCCTTGCGCCGACGCCATCAGAGCCTGCAGCGGCGAGGATTCCTCACCGGCAAGGCCGCTCGCGGTGCGCTCCTACCGGATATCCAGTGGCATGGGCGACGCCTGCACCGACCCAATTGGGAGGATGGGGAAGCCCGGGAGCTGGCCTTCACGCTGGCAGGGGTCGAACGTCGGGAGCCTCACCTGCACGTGATGGTAAACATGGCGGATCGCCTGGCCCGGTTCATGGTGCCGCGCTATCCCGGGATCGACTGGCGCCTCGCGTTGGACACCGCGGGCCAAGCGGGGCAGGACATCCGCGGTCCGACGCAACAGCAGTCCATCGCCGGCGAGGCCTGGTGGCCCGTGCAGGCGCACGCGATCGTGGTGCTAGAGGGGTGGGATGCAACGCTCGCGGAAGGTTCCGGCGACGAGGAGGGCGCGTGA
- a CDS encoding MFS transporter: MRWYLAGVASWFIPQGMLSVLVPWIVGHQLHLDGARYFGYAYLVFTLPTVLCVLLGGWVADRYDERRVLLMSQGLLGALAAALGLITFAGHLTYGLLLAYLCCVGTASAFVRPARDSLVGPVSGGQIQRFVTASTAVQFGVQVIGFTLAGWVERTGAGLMFKFMALMLLMGALAALRLPAPGEPRHVQAQQRRAAIRGLLHEPLSVLRVAPGLTPVMLVNLVTGICYNGAYFVIVPKLVLELEGSGARELAFANTAFMLGTLAMTIELLRRRGLARRHVTNLFLAIGANGIALTLICLSSSISGVVLGMGLWGMGTGVAIALGRTIVQERSPTALRARLLAMYMLTFMAGTPIGSVTLGLLAERIGVVGAGVVAAAFTMAAIVLLAVVTDLRRADAFTPNEAGVSTGGG; this comes from the coding sequence ATGCGCTGGTACTTGGCAGGTGTTGCCAGCTGGTTCATCCCCCAGGGCATGCTGTCCGTTTTGGTGCCTTGGATCGTGGGGCATCAGCTGCACCTCGATGGGGCACGCTACTTCGGCTACGCGTATCTGGTTTTCACCCTACCGACGGTGCTCTGCGTGCTGCTCGGCGGCTGGGTCGCCGATCGCTACGATGAACGGCGAGTGCTCCTCATGAGCCAGGGGCTGCTCGGCGCGCTCGCGGCGGCGCTTGGACTCATCACCTTCGCCGGCCATCTCACCTACGGACTGCTCCTCGCCTACCTGTGCTGCGTGGGTACCGCCTCCGCCTTCGTCCGTCCGGCGCGTGACTCGCTGGTGGGGCCGGTCTCGGGAGGCCAGATCCAACGCTTTGTGACCGCCTCTACGGCGGTGCAGTTTGGTGTCCAGGTGATTGGCTTCACGCTAGCCGGCTGGGTGGAGCGAACGGGGGCAGGGCTCATGTTCAAGTTCATGGCACTCATGCTACTTATGGGCGCGTTAGCTGCTCTGCGCTTGCCTGCACCCGGCGAGCCTCGCCACGTGCAGGCGCAGCAACGGCGTGCGGCGATACGAGGCCTCCTTCACGAGCCCCTCTCAGTGCTGCGGGTGGCGCCTGGCTTGACCCCAGTGATGCTGGTCAACCTGGTGACAGGCATCTGCTACAACGGTGCCTACTTCGTTATCGTCCCCAAGCTCGTGCTCGAGCTCGAGGGGAGCGGTGCCCGAGAACTCGCCTTCGCCAATACGGCCTTCATGCTGGGAACCCTCGCCATGACCATCGAGCTCCTTCGCCGACGGGGCCTGGCGAGGCGCCACGTAACCAACCTATTTCTAGCGATAGGAGCGAACGGCATTGCACTCACGCTGATCTGCCTGTCATCGTCGATCTCGGGCGTCGTGCTGGGCATGGGCCTGTGGGGCATGGGCACGGGAGTGGCGATCGCCCTCGGGCGCACGATCGTCCAGGAGCGTTCGCCGACGGCGCTTCGCGCGCGCCTATTGGCGATGTACATGCTGACGTTTATGGCGGGTACGCCCATCGGGAGCGTGACCTTGGGATTGCTGGCGGAGCGGATCGGTGTGGTGGGAGCGGGTGTGGTGGCGGCAGCGTTCACGATGGCGGCCATCGTGCTTCTCGCTGTGGTCACGGATCTGCGTCGAGCCGATGCCTTTACGCCGAACGAGGCGGGGGTGAGTACTGGTGGTGGATAG
- the prsK gene encoding XrtA/PEP-CTERM system histidine kinase PrsK produces MQAATLSYSIGAVAFAALLGFLLARRRQRLGGGSLVLACLVTIAWCTIAALHAANLSLRPAAEWVFLTEALRAGVWLSLMLTLLNAGREATDRTPATARAVVTAVWVSAPVLVGVQVLVGVPLPEWLARTYHLSGLVIAATGALMVEQLYRNSDEEGRWAYKHLCLALGVAFAVDLYFYAEGLLLQRLSGELWSARGAVWAMTVPLLSISASRFPDGRSTLRISRRLAFYSTSMAAVGAYLLAMAAGGYYVRSIGGSWGAMAQVVFLVGAVLVLAVALFSGQARANVRVFLNKHFYAYKFDYREEWLRVIRLLFVPAADDTTPVPARALKAVAEIMDSPNAGLWVRDDPNSDYEPAGGDFAGRDSPAIPADSSLVRFLQEQEWIIDLGDVKASDERYSDLELPEWLIGEQRAWLVLPLLHGSSLLGIVVLANPRAAHSLTWEDIDLLKTVGRQVAGVLAEHASARRVAEASQFDAYNRLSAFIMHDLKNLIAQQSLVVGNAARHKDNPAFVEDAIQTVDNSVKRMGRLLEQLQSGRVSSTSARVNLGDLCRKVAADCSRGVLPVFVEVRDEGLFVEAAREQFALVLSHIVRNAQEASSDDSEVKISVHTDEAAARGVIQVTDMGTGMDDRFIRERLFKPFDTTKGNKGMGIGAYQAREFVRAAGGDVNVHSQPGQGTRFVISLPLLPVAEASVYHSEDEGIAAQAAASRTEAVG; encoded by the coding sequence GTGCAGGCAGCGACACTTAGCTACTCCATCGGGGCAGTCGCCTTCGCCGCACTGTTAGGCTTTCTGTTGGCACGCCGGCGCCAGCGCCTTGGCGGCGGTAGCTTGGTGCTTGCCTGCCTCGTGACCATCGCCTGGTGCACGATCGCCGCCCTGCATGCTGCGAACCTTTCGCTGCGTCCAGCGGCTGAGTGGGTATTCCTCACCGAGGCCTTGCGGGCTGGTGTTTGGCTGTCGCTCATGTTGACCCTACTCAATGCCGGGCGCGAGGCCACGGATCGCACGCCGGCCACCGCTCGCGCAGTGGTTACCGCTGTTTGGGTCAGCGCGCCGGTGCTGGTAGGGGTGCAAGTGCTCGTCGGGGTACCGCTACCCGAGTGGCTGGCACGCACCTATCATCTTTCCGGCTTGGTAATCGCGGCTACCGGCGCACTAATGGTGGAGCAGCTGTACCGAAACTCCGATGAGGAGGGGCGTTGGGCATACAAACACCTTTGCCTTGCGCTGGGAGTGGCTTTCGCGGTTGATCTGTACTTCTACGCCGAAGGGCTCCTTCTACAGCGCCTTAGCGGAGAGCTGTGGTCTGCCCGCGGTGCTGTTTGGGCTATGACGGTCCCGCTCCTATCCATCTCCGCTTCTCGCTTTCCGGACGGGCGCTCGACGCTGAGGATTTCACGGCGTCTCGCGTTCTACTCCACAAGCATGGCTGCAGTGGGTGCCTATCTGCTCGCGATGGCCGCAGGTGGCTACTACGTGCGCTCGATCGGTGGCAGCTGGGGCGCCATGGCGCAGGTGGTGTTCTTGGTCGGTGCGGTGCTGGTGTTGGCGGTCGCCCTGTTCTCAGGTCAGGCGCGCGCCAACGTCAGGGTGTTTCTGAACAAGCACTTCTATGCCTACAAGTTCGACTACCGCGAAGAGTGGTTACGGGTGATTCGTCTGCTCTTCGTTCCAGCCGCTGATGATACGACGCCTGTTCCGGCTCGAGCCCTGAAAGCAGTAGCGGAGATCATGGACAGCCCAAACGCCGGACTGTGGGTCCGCGACGATCCGAACAGCGACTATGAACCGGCGGGCGGCGATTTCGCGGGTCGCGATTCACCGGCGATCCCCGCGGACTCATCGCTCGTGCGTTTCTTGCAGGAGCAGGAGTGGATAATCGACCTAGGCGATGTGAAGGCCAGCGACGAGCGCTACAGCGATCTGGAGCTGCCCGAATGGCTGATCGGCGAGCAGCGCGCCTGGCTCGTACTACCCCTTCTTCACGGCAGTAGCCTGCTTGGCATCGTGGTGCTCGCAAATCCTCGGGCCGCCCATTCGCTGACTTGGGAAGACATCGATCTGCTGAAGACCGTCGGCCGTCAGGTGGCTGGCGTGCTCGCGGAGCATGCGTCGGCGCGACGCGTCGCCGAGGCGAGCCAGTTCGACGCGTACAACCGACTGTCAGCGTTCATCATGCACGACCTGAAGAATCTGATCGCGCAGCAGTCTCTGGTGGTTGGGAACGCGGCCCGACATAAGGACAATCCGGCCTTCGTCGAGGATGCGATTCAGACGGTGGACAACTCCGTGAAGCGTATGGGGCGCCTGTTGGAACAGTTGCAGTCCGGGCGCGTAAGTTCAACGTCGGCACGAGTAAACCTGGGCGATTTATGTCGTAAGGTAGCCGCCGATTGTTCGCGCGGTGTGTTGCCTGTGTTCGTTGAGGTGCGGGACGAGGGTCTATTCGTTGAGGCGGCGCGCGAGCAGTTCGCCCTGGTGCTAAGTCACATCGTTCGCAATGCGCAGGAAGCGAGCAGCGACGATTCCGAAGTCAAGATCAGCGTACATACCGATGAAGCGGCAGCGCGCGGCGTGATCCAGGTCACGGACATGGGTACTGGAATGGACGATCGTTTCATTCGCGAGCGCCTGTTCAAGCCCTTCGATACAACAAAAGGAAACAAGGGCATGGGCATCGGCGCCTATCAGGCGCGAGAGTTCGTTCGCGCCGCCGGCGGTGATGTTAACGTTCACAGCCAGCCCGGCCAGGGCACCCGCTTTGTTATCAGCCTGCCGCTGCTGCCTGTTGCGGAGGCTTCTGTCTATCACAGCGAGGACGAGGGTATCGCCGCCCAAGCGGCGGCCTCGCGTACGGAGGCGGTTGGGTGA
- the prsR gene encoding PEP-CTERM-box response regulator transcription factor gives MSKKLPLLVVEDDAGLQKQLKWCFDDYEVLIAGDRQAAIAELRRAEPAVVLQDLGLPPDADGVTEGLKTLEEILALAPHTKVIVVTGNGDRERAVQAVSLGAYDFYHKPLDTDVLKLIVDRAFYLHELEDHNRRLMASQANSPLEGVIASSDRMMKVCRLIEKVAPTVATTLLLGESGTGKEVLARAVHALSPRTKKKFIAINCAAIPENLLESELFGYEKGAFTGATKQTPGKIEYADGGTLFLDEIGDMPMPLQAKLLRFLQERVVERVGGREEIPVDVRVVCATNQHLESAITEGRFREDLYYRISEVTADIPPLRERDQDAIVLARAFLSRLSAKHGRNIRGYSSDAVWAIDAYGWPGNVRELENRVNRAVIMAEGKQITALDLGLEDVEPVERDQFNLRAVRQQAERQALQRGLAMTDGNISKAAELLGVTRPTFYDLMQKHALGNGSAKAE, from the coding sequence GTGAGCAAGAAGCTGCCACTACTGGTGGTTGAAGATGATGCCGGGCTGCAGAAGCAGCTCAAATGGTGTTTCGACGACTACGAGGTGCTGATCGCTGGCGACCGTCAGGCGGCCATCGCCGAGCTGCGTCGGGCAGAGCCCGCAGTGGTGCTGCAGGACCTAGGCCTGCCGCCGGACGCGGATGGCGTCACCGAGGGTTTAAAGACCTTAGAGGAGATTCTGGCGCTCGCGCCCCACACCAAAGTCATTGTGGTGACCGGCAATGGCGACCGCGAGCGGGCAGTTCAGGCCGTCTCCCTCGGCGCTTACGATTTCTACCACAAGCCCCTCGATACGGACGTGCTGAAACTCATCGTCGATCGCGCGTTCTACCTGCACGAGCTCGAGGACCACAACCGCCGCCTGATGGCCTCCCAGGCCAACTCCCCCCTTGAGGGCGTGATCGCTAGCAGCGATCGCATGATGAAGGTCTGCCGATTGATCGAGAAGGTCGCGCCTACCGTGGCGACCACGCTTTTGTTGGGGGAGAGCGGCACCGGGAAGGAAGTGTTGGCGCGGGCAGTGCACGCGCTCAGCCCACGGACGAAAAAGAAGTTCATCGCTATCAACTGTGCGGCCATTCCTGAGAATTTGCTCGAGAGTGAGCTGTTCGGCTACGAGAAGGGCGCCTTTACGGGCGCGACCAAGCAGACCCCTGGCAAGATCGAGTATGCGGACGGCGGCACGCTGTTCCTCGATGAGATCGGCGACATGCCGATGCCCCTGCAAGCCAAGCTCCTTCGGTTCCTCCAAGAGCGGGTAGTCGAGCGGGTTGGGGGGCGCGAGGAGATCCCCGTGGACGTGCGTGTGGTCTGCGCAACGAACCAACACTTGGAGAGTGCGATCACTGAAGGCCGCTTCCGCGAGGATCTCTACTACCGGATTAGTGAGGTGACGGCGGACATTCCGCCGCTACGTGAACGCGACCAGGACGCAATTGTTCTTGCCCGAGCATTCCTGTCTCGTCTCAGTGCTAAGCACGGACGCAACATTCGAGGGTATTCGAGCGACGCGGTGTGGGCGATCGACGCCTACGGATGGCCCGGCAACGTGCGAGAGCTTGAGAACCGGGTGAATCGTGCGGTCATCATGGCCGAAGGCAAGCAGATTACGGCACTCGATCTCGGACTCGAAGATGTTGAGCCGGTTGAACGAGATCAGTTTAATTTGCGCGCGGTGCGCCAGCAGGCGGAGCGCCAAGCGTTGCAGCGCGGGTTAGCCATGACGGACGGCAACATCTCGAAGGCGGCGGAGCTACTCGGCGTGACGCGGCCGACCTTCTACGACCTCATGCAGAAGCACGCCCTGGGCAACGGATCGGCTAAAGCGGAATGA
- a CDS encoding low molecular weight phosphotyrosine protein phosphatase, whose protein sequence is MDRREEAAVGARPLPSQVVTVCVGNVCRSPIAHALLAVALRERGTGVQVTSAGVRACVGLPADPLSIQLMAERGIDISGHRGRQLLPKQVDGDTLLMVMSDDQARWIRRQRGRLSSQVAALGRFTVGDIDDPVGGTRAQFERALGEIEDGIQAWLEQGWALPHPRVTRS, encoded by the coding sequence GTGGATAGGCGAGAGGAAGCGGCCGTAGGGGCACGCCCGCTGCCGAGTCAAGTGGTCACCGTGTGCGTGGGCAATGTCTGCCGCTCGCCCATTGCGCATGCGCTTCTGGCGGTTGCGTTGCGCGAACGCGGTACGGGTGTGCAGGTAACGTCCGCTGGCGTGCGCGCGTGTGTGGGTTTGCCGGCGGATCCCCTGTCGATCCAGCTAATGGCTGAGCGCGGTATTGACATCAGCGGGCACCGCGGTCGCCAGCTGTTGCCGAAGCAGGTGGATGGCGACACGCTGCTGATGGTGATGTCCGACGATCAGGCGAGGTGGATCCGACGCCAGCGCGGGCGTCTGTCGTCCCAGGTGGCGGCGCTCGGCAGGTTTACGGTCGGCGATATCGACGATCCGGTCGGCGGTACGCGAGCCCAGTTCGAACGCGCGTTGGGGGAGATTGAGGACGGGATCCAGGCATGGTTAGAGCAGGGTTGGGCACTGCCACATCCTCGGGTGACCCGCTCGTGA
- a CDS encoding TIGR03013 family XrtA/PEP-CTERM system glycosyltransferase, translating into MSTHYPVGAQQRVSAGNQRPRIISKFLRHYVNLPVLLLAVFEFVILFAAAAIAVAVTADEHVARLPQPWCLLFATVTSLSFISMGLYRVRSIQRTLGMILRVVLGLFMAGLALVLVFYAFPAASVHPTALGGALVTALGLVSLVRIAFYRLAGENLFKRRVLVYGAGRKAAGLLSLPQRYDMRGFRLLGFVPPPNLDREVEDEQVIDLEASSLLGYAREHDIDEIVVAIDDRRNAFPVQELLDCKLRGINVTDAISFVERETGKVKLDLLYPSWMIFSEGFSRNLLHSRVQRIFDVIASLSLLALTWWVMLITALAIWVESGFKHSVLYKQVRVGFEGRHFEVMKFRSMSPDAESGGKAVWAIENDKRVTRVGAVIRKYRIDELPQIFNVLRGDMSFVGPRPERPNFVEELSALIPYYRERHFVKPGITGWAQLCYRYGSSTEDAMEKLQYDLYYLKHRSVVFDLMILLQTAEVVLLRQGAR; encoded by the coding sequence ATGAGCACGCATTATCCGGTCGGTGCCCAGCAACGAGTGAGTGCTGGTAACCAACGCCCACGCATCATCAGCAAGTTCCTGCGTCACTACGTGAACTTGCCGGTACTGCTGCTTGCAGTCTTCGAGTTCGTCATCCTTTTCGCCGCGGCGGCCATCGCGGTTGCCGTCACCGCAGACGAGCACGTCGCACGCCTCCCCCAGCCCTGGTGCTTGCTTTTCGCTACGGTCACGAGCCTTAGCTTCATCTCGATGGGGCTCTACCGAGTGCGCAGCATCCAGCGCACGCTCGGGATGATCTTGCGCGTGGTGTTGGGGCTGTTCATGGCGGGCTTAGCCCTCGTCCTGGTGTTCTACGCATTTCCGGCCGCGTCTGTGCACCCCACTGCGCTCGGCGGCGCTCTGGTCACGGCGCTCGGCCTGGTTTCGCTGGTACGCATCGCCTTCTATCGCCTGGCGGGCGAAAATCTGTTTAAGCGACGAGTGCTGGTTTACGGCGCTGGTCGCAAGGCCGCCGGCTTGCTGAGTTTGCCGCAGCGCTACGACATGCGCGGCTTTCGCCTGCTTGGCTTCGTGCCTCCGCCGAACCTCGATCGCGAGGTGGAAGATGAGCAGGTCATCGATCTGGAGGCGAGCAGTCTTCTCGGGTACGCGCGCGAACATGACATCGATGAGATCGTGGTGGCGATCGATGATCGCCGTAACGCCTTTCCCGTGCAGGAGCTGCTGGACTGCAAGCTGCGTGGTATCAACGTTACCGACGCCATCAGCTTCGTAGAGCGCGAGACGGGCAAGGTCAAACTCGATCTGCTCTACCCGAGCTGGATGATCTTCTCCGAGGGATTCAGTCGAAATCTACTGCACTCTCGCGTACAGCGTATCTTCGATGTGATTGCGAGTCTCTCGCTACTCGCGCTCACGTGGTGGGTCATGCTGATTACGGCGTTGGCAATTTGGGTAGAAAGCGGATTCAAGCACTCAGTGCTCTACAAGCAGGTGCGAGTTGGCTTCGAGGGGCGGCACTTCGAGGTCATGAAGTTCCGCAGTATGTCCCCCGATGCTGAGAGCGGCGGCAAGGCCGTGTGGGCGATCGAAAACGATAAGCGTGTCACCCGCGTGGGCGCCGTGATTCGCAAGTACCGAATCGACGAGCTGCCGCAGATTTTCAACGTGCTGCGTGGTGACATGAGCTTCGTCGGACCGCGACCGGAACGCCCGAATTTCGTCGAGGAGCTCAGCGCCCTGATCCCGTACTACCGCGAGCGCCACTTTGTGAAGCCAGGGATTACCGGGTGGGCTCAGCTCTGCTACCGCTACGGCTCCTCGACCGAGGACGCCATGGAGAAGTTGCAGTACGACCTGTACTACCTTAAGCATCGCAGCGTGGTCTTCGATCTGATGATTCTGCTGCAGACGGCTGAGGTGGTCCTCCTGCGCCAGGGCGCGCGTTGA